The following proteins are encoded in a genomic region of Dokdonia donghaensis DSW-1:
- a CDS encoding glycosyltransferase family 4 protein — MKTRKLLYVGNALSASGKTLATIETLSPLLEQESYDVIITSQKPNKLLRLLDMIATFYKVRDTVDVVLIDTYSTLNFWYAVIIGRLCSKSNLPYIPILHGGNLPERLEKKPGICKKLFGDASCNVAPSGYLYSAFAKAGFSNLIHIPNTLEIEKYPFTERENFKPKLLWVRSFAKIYNPLMAIKVLEQLLTHHPDATLTMVGPEKDGSLQSCKEYARTNNLPVTFTGKLSKKEWIKESTKHDIFINTTNFDNMPLSVVEAMALGLLVVSTSVGGMPYLISDKEDGYLSPPSDVKLFTEKVVNAISNTNDSIKITQKARDKVAAYDWESVKSKWRQVLY, encoded by the coding sequence ATGAAAACAAGAAAACTCCTGTACGTAGGCAACGCGCTCTCCGCTAGTGGTAAAACGCTTGCTACTATAGAAACCTTGAGCCCGCTGCTCGAGCAGGAGAGCTATGACGTAATAATTACATCTCAAAAGCCTAATAAACTTCTCAGGTTGCTGGATATGATTGCTACCTTTTACAAGGTTAGGGACACTGTAGATGTCGTTCTAATTGATACCTACAGCACGCTTAACTTCTGGTATGCAGTGATCATAGGGAGGCTTTGTAGCAAGAGTAACCTTCCTTATATTCCCATCTTACACGGTGGTAATTTACCAGAGCGACTAGAAAAAAAACCGGGTATCTGTAAAAAGTTATTTGGTGATGCCAGCTGTAATGTTGCGCCTAGTGGTTATTTATATAGCGCTTTCGCGAAAGCGGGATTCTCAAACCTCATACACATTCCTAATACACTTGAGATAGAAAAGTATCCGTTTACAGAGAGGGAGAACTTTAAACCCAAGTTACTCTGGGTGCGATCATTTGCCAAAATATACAATCCTTTAATGGCGATTAAAGTTTTAGAACAGCTCCTCACTCATCATCCGGATGCTACGCTCACGATGGTAGGGCCAGAAAAGGATGGGAGTTTGCAAAGCTGTAAAGAGTATGCTAGAACTAATAATTTACCCGTGACTTTTACTGGAAAATTATCAAAAAAGGAGTGGATTAAAGAGAGCACAAAACACGATATCTTTATAAATACCACAAATTTTGATAATATGCCGCTAAGTGTAGTTGAAGCAATGGCTCTAGGCTTACTCGTAGTATCCACCAGTGTGGGAGGAATGCCTTATCTTATAAGTGATAAAGAAGACGGCTATCTTAGTCCACCGTCAGACGTTAAGTTGTTTACTGAGAAAGTGGTAAACGCAATTTCAAACACTAATGACAGTATCAAGATTACACAAAAAGCTCGAGATAAGGTAGCTGCATATGACTGGGAATCAGTCAAAAGCAAGTGGCGTCAAGTGCTCTACTAA
- a CDS encoding glycosyltransferase family 2 protein yields the protein MRKLDGTELSFKKGRPNEVLFEIASRFKEEYVLWCSEEARHNLNIDVLEKLFDHHRLMLSYGDVNRPFLTKDIGYIEDTPFVKIPGDVTYPTWQMHSYVGGIHATVLNEISTSVNVDVNFDFLLNSIAKKAQAQGLICLSEPQLVKDQALVKSLIATREELYTFVSKHYKKRWLFFLFIMHAKYSRTYPVVNVLRCLFKKNSSHINIDFNKIVFETFKPEGSLPLQIDVVIPTLGREKYLVDVLNDFKNQTLLPKKVIVVEQNPDINSSSELDYLYSENWPFEIDHMFIHTTGVCNARNLALKKCASEWVFLFDDDGRLTNDTLQEIQKTLFKTNAKCINMSYLQKGEKETNVHLKQWPYFGAGCSVIHKSALVNVSFDPALEHGYGEDVDFGMQIRNNGADILYAPNIKITHLKAPIGGFRSKKVFPWQIEGAILPKPSPQVMYHREKNTTNKQLIGYKWVLFFKFYKENSIKNPISYIRYFRSAWEASQKWAQKLPFND from the coding sequence GTGCGTAAACTTGATGGAACTGAACTTTCTTTTAAGAAAGGTAGACCAAACGAGGTGCTGTTTGAGATTGCAAGTAGGTTTAAGGAAGAGTACGTTTTATGGTGTAGTGAAGAGGCGCGTCATAACCTCAATATTGATGTACTAGAAAAGTTGTTTGATCACCATAGACTAATGCTTAGCTATGGTGATGTAAATAGACCATTTTTGACTAAAGATATAGGTTATATAGAAGATACTCCTTTTGTGAAAATACCTGGAGATGTTACGTATCCCACTTGGCAAATGCATAGCTATGTGGGAGGAATACACGCAACTGTTCTTAATGAAATAAGTACTTCCGTAAATGTTGATGTAAACTTCGATTTTTTACTTAATTCTATCGCAAAAAAGGCACAAGCACAAGGTTTAATTTGCCTGTCAGAACCCCAATTAGTTAAGGATCAAGCCTTAGTAAAAAGTCTTATAGCTACAAGAGAAGAACTATATACTTTTGTAAGTAAACATTATAAGAAAAGATGGCTGTTTTTTCTGTTTATTATGCACGCGAAGTATTCTCGTACTTATCCAGTAGTAAATGTACTAAGATGTCTTTTTAAAAAGAATTCAAGCCACATAAATATTGATTTTAATAAGATTGTATTTGAAACTTTTAAGCCAGAGGGTAGTCTACCATTACAAATAGATGTTGTTATACCAACATTGGGAAGAGAAAAATACTTAGTTGATGTCTTAAATGACTTTAAAAATCAAACTTTATTACCTAAAAAGGTGATTGTTGTAGAGCAAAATCCAGATATTAATAGTTCATCAGAATTAGATTATCTCTATAGTGAAAACTGGCCATTTGAGATTGACCATATGTTTATTCATACGACGGGTGTTTGCAATGCTAGAAATTTAGCCTTAAAAAAATGTGCCTCAGAATGGGTTTTCTTGTTTGATGATGATGGTAGGCTTACTAATGACACATTACAAGAAATACAAAAAACGCTTTTCAAAACAAATGCAAAATGTATAAATATGTCATATTTGCAAAAAGGCGAGAAGGAAACTAATGTTCACCTTAAGCAATGGCCGTATTTTGGTGCAGGCTGCAGTGTTATCCATAAAAGTGCACTAGTAAATGTATCTTTTGATCCTGCTTTAGAGCACGGTTATGGCGAAGATGTAGATTTTGGTATGCAAATACGTAACAATGGAGCAGATATACTCTATGCACCCAACATAAAAATCACACACCTAAAAGCACCAATAGGAGGGTTTAGAAGTAAAAAAGTTTTTCCTTGGCAGATAGAGGGAGCGATTCTTCCGAAACCTTCGCCACAAGTAATGTATCACAGGGAAAAAAACACAACAAATAAACAATTAATAGGTTATAAATGGGTGCTGTTTTTTAAATTTTATAAAGAAAACAGCATCAAGAATCCTATCTCGTATATACGATACTTCCGTTCCGCTTGGGAAGCTAGTCAAAAATGGGCTCAAAAACTTCCATTCAATGACTGA
- a CDS encoding DUF4105 domain-containing protein, which produces MKKALLLLLLAYSFICEAQQRFPTLSTEASIELITIGPGPELYDAFGHTSVRVKDVPNKIDLVFNYGVFDFDTPNFYLKFARGKLLYKLAAAPYKNFEYSYKAQQRWIKSQELNLNQQEKQDTYEFLLNNLDEANRYYKYDFFYDNCATRPYYAVASSVEGSLALQHTGIDTTLTHRDLIRQYVPWNSWGSLGIDVALGSVIDRVATPEEHLFLPNELMASFKTAQVTSGNSSKALVKNSQTIFEPSFIHSYGVPFYVSPLFILGLIALFIVYKTYKDFKGDNGIGWLDTTLLLFTGVTGVLVAFLWFGTDHIATAWNYNILWAFPFHILAAFAVKKVQPARWIYPYMKLAVILMCLLFAHWAIGVQSYATSLLPLLIAIAVRYIYILRNIKLTRIEA; this is translated from the coding sequence ATGAAAAAGGCACTACTCCTACTTTTACTCGCTTACTCTTTTATTTGTGAGGCACAGCAACGATTTCCTACTCTCTCTACAGAGGCAAGTATCGAGCTCATAACTATAGGACCTGGTCCAGAACTTTATGATGCCTTTGGGCACACTTCTGTGCGTGTTAAAGATGTGCCTAACAAGATAGATCTGGTTTTTAACTATGGAGTTTTTGACTTTGACACACCTAATTTTTACTTAAAATTTGCTAGAGGAAAACTACTTTACAAGCTAGCTGCCGCTCCTTATAAAAATTTTGAGTACAGCTATAAAGCGCAACAGCGCTGGATAAAATCACAAGAACTCAATTTAAACCAGCAAGAAAAGCAAGATACCTATGAGTTTTTACTCAATAATCTAGATGAGGCTAACCGCTATTATAAATATGATTTCTTTTATGACAACTGTGCAACACGACCTTATTATGCCGTTGCATCTTCTGTAGAAGGATCTCTTGCATTACAACATACAGGTATAGATACAACGCTCACTCATAGGGATCTTATAAGACAGTATGTACCTTGGAACAGCTGGGGAAGTTTAGGTATAGATGTAGCTCTTGGGTCCGTGATAGATCGTGTTGCCACGCCAGAGGAGCATTTATTTTTACCTAACGAGCTTATGGCTTCTTTTAAAACAGCCCAAGTAACTAGTGGCAATAGTTCAAAAGCACTGGTTAAAAACTCTCAGACTATATTTGAACCTAGCTTTATACACTCTTATGGAGTCCCTTTTTATGTAAGCCCACTATTTATACTAGGACTCATTGCTTTATTTATCGTTTACAAGACCTATAAGGACTTTAAAGGTGATAATGGAATAGGGTGGCTAGATACTACTCTTCTACTTTTTACGGGTGTTACGGGTGTGCTAGTGGCTTTTTTGTGGTTTGGGACAGATCATATTGCTACCGCTTGGAATTATAATATTCTCTGGGCATTTCCTTTTCACATACTTGCAGCATTTGCCGTTAAGAAGGTGCAACCTGCAAGATGGATTTATCCTTATATGAAACTAGCAGTTATTTTAATGTGTTTACTATTTGCTCATTGGGCAATAGGAGTACAGAGTTATGCTACCTCATTGTTGCCGCTTCTTATAGCAATAGCTGTAAGGTATATTTATATATTGAGAAATATAAAACTTACACGTATAGAGGCGTAG
- a CDS encoding glycosyltransferase family 4 protein, whose protein sequence is MRVLQLIDSLDGGGAERMAVNIANLNAKEGITSFLCSTVKSGALEKIINNNVNFFILGKSGKIDVKAFVRFFHYVKNHDIQIIHAHSTSVQLAVFTRLRYPHIKVVWHNHYGMSTKMRGLSLFKIKLLSKFINVSIAVSEELLKWSTQNLSIEHNYYLNNFPVFSTNFIEQTKLYGEFGNRVLLLANLRPIKNHIALIDAFIEAWTSFPRWTLHLVGTDFGDEYGQSVREYIVKHNLKDSVFVYGSRQDIPYILSQVNIGVIASKSEGLPLSLLEYGNASLPVIVTNVGQCEEVVGKDGIVINDVKTEMPQALKKLFASEGHDLKKMGSALKKNIDKHYSAQKFMQSLLPIYNVLVKAK, encoded by the coding sequence ATGAGAGTATTACAACTTATAGACTCACTAGATGGAGGAGGGGCAGAGCGTATGGCGGTAAATATTGCAAACCTTAACGCTAAAGAAGGCATCACTTCTTTTTTATGTAGTACAGTAAAGTCTGGGGCACTTGAAAAGATTATTAATAACAATGTAAATTTTTTTATTCTAGGTAAATCTGGTAAAATAGATGTAAAGGCTTTCGTGCGTTTCTTTCATTATGTAAAAAATCACGACATTCAAATTATACACGCGCACTCTACATCTGTTCAGCTGGCTGTATTTACTAGACTGAGATATCCACATATCAAGGTAGTATGGCATAATCATTATGGAATGAGTACAAAAATGCGTGGCTTGTCCTTATTTAAGATTAAATTACTTTCAAAGTTTATCAATGTTAGTATAGCGGTGAGTGAAGAATTATTAAAGTGGTCAACTCAAAATTTAAGTATTGAGCATAATTATTACTTAAATAATTTTCCTGTATTTTCAACAAACTTTATTGAGCAGACTAAGCTTTATGGAGAGTTTGGTAATCGGGTATTACTATTGGCAAATCTTAGGCCCATTAAAAACCATATAGCCTTAATAGATGCATTTATTGAAGCCTGGACTAGTTTTCCTCGCTGGACTTTACACCTAGTCGGAACTGATTTTGGAGATGAGTACGGTCAATCTGTAAGAGAATATATAGTAAAGCATAATTTAAAGGATAGTGTCTTTGTATATGGATCAAGACAAGATATCCCGTATATTTTGAGTCAAGTAAATATTGGTGTTATTGCTTCAAAATCTGAAGGTTTACCACTTTCTTTACTAGAGTATGGTAATGCATCTTTACCAGTAATTGTTACAAATGTAGGTCAGTGTGAAGAAGTAGTAGGTAAAGATGGAATTGTAATAAATGATGTCAAAACAGAAATGCCTCAAGCGTTAAAAAAACTCTTTGCCTCTGAAGGTCACGATTTAAAAAAGATGGGAAGTGCATTAAAAAAAAATATAGATAAACATTATAGTGCGCAGAAATTTATGCAATCATTATTACCTATTTATAATGTATTAGTTAAGGCTAAATGA
- a CDS encoding glycosyltransferase family 2 protein codes for MTEKLSLIICTYMRPVALTTLLDSVKTQTVYPDEILIIDGSVNDETEVRFRESGIKNLTYYKVSDAQRGLTKQRNFGIDRVSNTMDVVCFLDDDTVLEPTYFEKILDVYQAYPNAYGIGGYINNEVQWERAETLNPRDIHHFYYDGYRRKEGARFKLRRKLGLDANTPPGILPKYGHGRSVSFLPPTGKIYEVKQLMGGVSSFPLEVLKKNKFSEYFEGYGLYEDADYTFRISKLGQLYVHTGANLAHHHDASGRPNQYHYGKMVTLNGWYVWRVMHPEPGCINIIKWYAISSVLTLIRFVNVLTTSSRKEALTEALGRTVGLFSLLLSKPR; via the coding sequence ATGACTGAAAAACTCTCTCTAATAATTTGCACATATATGCGCCCAGTAGCGCTTACCACGCTACTAGACTCTGTAAAAACCCAAACGGTTTACCCAGATGAGATACTCATCATAGATGGAAGTGTTAATGATGAGACAGAGGTACGCTTTCGCGAAAGCGGAATAAAGAACCTCACCTATTACAAAGTTTCAGACGCACAAAGAGGTCTTACTAAACAGCGGAATTTCGGTATAGATCGAGTAAGTAATACGATGGATGTGGTGTGCTTTCTAGATGATGATACAGTGCTTGAACCTACATATTTTGAGAAAATACTTGATGTGTATCAAGCATATCCTAATGCTTATGGAATAGGAGGTTACATTAATAACGAAGTGCAGTGGGAGCGTGCAGAAACATTAAATCCAAGAGACATACATCACTTCTATTATGATGGGTATAGAAGGAAAGAGGGAGCTCGTTTTAAACTAAGAAGAAAGTTAGGTCTAGATGCAAATACTCCACCAGGCATCTTACCGAAATATGGTCACGGCAGGTCTGTTAGTTTCTTGCCTCCTACTGGAAAAATTTATGAAGTAAAACAGCTTATGGGAGGAGTCTCCAGCTTTCCTCTAGAGGTTTTGAAAAAGAATAAATTCTCTGAATATTTTGAAGGTTACGGTCTTTATGAGGATGCAGATTATACATTCAGAATTTCAAAACTAGGACAGCTATATGTACATACAGGCGCAAACCTTGCGCATCATCACGACGCCTCTGGAAGGCCTAATCAATATCATTATGGTAAGATGGTAACACTTAATGGCTGGTATGTGTGGAGAGTGATGCACCCTGAGCCTGGATGTATTAATATTATAAAATGGTATGCGATAAGTAGTGTTTTGACACTTATTCGTTTTGTAAATGTGCTTACTACTTCTAGCCGTAAAGAAGCATTAACAGAAGCTCTGGGTCGCACTGTTGGTCTTTTTAGCTTACTTTTAAGCAAACCTAGATAA
- a CDS encoding O-antigen ligase family protein, with protein sequence MNLSKQHWYIISLLVHVLIGAVIFFQKSFSTVYFLISIAFFLFHILKTGNKNNEALMAAAYMTGAEVFFRMTQAVRIYEAGKYTVIAFMLIGLFLSGTSRKSGIYWFYIFLLFPSILVTAINLKIGSDVRNAVFFNLSGPLCLGLSALYCIDRRLTYKQLSYLAKWLLLPIIAMALYITLGTPDLRESLNSTGANYSATGGFGPNQVSTMLGLGMFAALVQLVVHSKNKLLLFTHLFIIGFLLYKGIITFSRGGVLTGLIISAVFLIVYFAGAKAVARRRMFTYLILLSIVLGVASVYSSFQTNGLINKRYTNRDAAGRLKSDITTGRAELLESEISAFYENPLVGVGVGKIKEYREETTGLSAASHNEMSRLLSEHGILGLVILGILIIYPLVYRSKNRRNYLFFSALLFWFLTINHSSMRIAAPGFIYALCLLNIVNENKKTPVRRQRALR encoded by the coding sequence ATGAATTTAAGTAAGCAACATTGGTACATTATTTCCTTATTAGTACACGTACTTATAGGTGCAGTGATTTTTTTTCAAAAATCATTCTCAACAGTATATTTTCTCATAAGTATTGCTTTTTTTCTTTTTCACATATTAAAAACTGGAAATAAGAATAATGAAGCGCTTATGGCTGCGGCTTATATGACGGGTGCTGAGGTGTTTTTTAGAATGACGCAGGCGGTACGCATTTATGAGGCGGGAAAATATACTGTAATTGCATTTATGCTTATAGGGCTTTTTTTAAGTGGTACCAGTCGTAAATCTGGTATATACTGGTTCTATATATTTTTACTGTTTCCCAGTATACTCGTTACAGCTATAAATTTAAAAATAGGGTCAGATGTTAGAAATGCAGTATTCTTTAATCTGAGTGGACCACTCTGCTTAGGACTCTCTGCATTATACTGCATAGATAGAAGGTTAACTTATAAACAGTTGTCGTATCTCGCAAAATGGCTGCTATTGCCTATTATAGCAATGGCTTTATATATTACACTAGGCACTCCAGATTTAAGAGAATCTCTCAATAGTACGGGTGCAAATTATTCTGCAACAGGTGGTTTTGGGCCTAATCAAGTGTCTACAATGTTAGGTTTAGGAATGTTTGCCGCACTGGTCCAACTGGTAGTGCATAGCAAAAATAAATTATTATTATTTACACATTTGTTTATTATTGGGTTTTTACTTTATAAGGGTATAATTACGTTTTCTAGAGGGGGAGTTCTTACGGGGCTTATTATAAGTGCAGTTTTTTTAATCGTATATTTTGCCGGAGCAAAGGCTGTTGCTAGACGACGTATGTTTACCTATTTAATACTATTAAGTATTGTATTAGGTGTAGCCTCCGTTTATAGCTCTTTTCAAACCAACGGCCTTATAAATAAACGTTATACAAATAGGGATGCTGCTGGAAGACTTAAAAGCGACATTACAACGGGTAGAGCTGAGCTCCTAGAGTCCGAAATTTCTGCTTTTTATGAAAACCCTTTAGTGGGTGTTGGAGTGGGTAAAATTAAAGAATACAGAGAAGAAACTACTGGCTTGAGTGCTGCTTCTCATAACGAAATGAGTAGACTATTATCAGAGCACGGCATCCTAGGTTTAGTAATACTGGGCATTTTAATTATTTATCCATTAGTTTATAGATCTAAAAACAGGCGTAACTATCTGTTTTTTTCGGCGCTGTTGTTTTGGTTTTTAACAATAAACCACTCCTCAATGCGAATTGCGGCACCAGGTTTTATTTATGCTTTATGCCTATTAAATATTGTAAATGAAAACAAGAAAACTCCTGTACGTAGGCAACGCGCTCTCCGCTAG
- a CDS encoding serine O-acetyltransferase translates to MRYKKDIQRYKEYSKSSALLLVLTQQGLWALFVYRFFNAIYRSTMPKIVKAPLLVVGVFFQKWIEVITGITLPYAATIGEGLYIGHYSGIIISPETVIGKHCNISQGVTIGVSGRGAHRGVPTIGNRVYMAAGAVIAGGINVGDGAVIGANSLVITDVKEGTTVLGVPAKMVSAKDSKDYI, encoded by the coding sequence ATGCGTTATAAAAAGGACATACAACGTTATAAAGAGTACAGTAAGAGCAGTGCATTATTACTGGTGTTAACACAGCAAGGATTGTGGGCTTTGTTTGTATATCGTTTCTTTAATGCCATTTATAGATCTACAATGCCTAAGATTGTAAAAGCACCCTTACTGGTTGTTGGTGTTTTTTTTCAGAAATGGATTGAAGTGATTACAGGGATAACACTACCCTATGCAGCAACAATAGGTGAAGGCTTGTATATAGGTCACTACTCAGGTATAATTATTAGTCCAGAAACTGTAATAGGGAAGCATTGTAATATCTCGCAAGGAGTAACGATAGGTGTGAGTGGACGAGGAGCACACCGCGGTGTTCCTACAATAGGTAATCGTGTTTATATGGCTGCTGGAGCTGTTATCGCAGGAGGAATAAATGTAGGTGATGGGGCTGTTATAGGAGCAAACTCCTTAGTAATTACAGATGTTAAAGAAGGTACTACAGTATTGGGAGTACCCGCAAAGATGGTAAGTGCTAAAGATTCTAAAGATTACATATAA
- a CDS encoding sugar transferase → MSFFPDIHFNVSERKVLLRIFDIVAVLGALYLTRLFLEFDYLEINSHNRVAIIVLIAYLSIFGTVFELYFLPKTVKFQTMLKNVILTVSVTVLFYLLTPFYTPILPENRLQIVFFFLAMVVGVSLWRWLYITVIAAPRFYKKAIVVGDSFNITTIIKNLESADPNYKIAGYVNTEPMSIEEVIATDAKRYPPEGLLQTIRDNGISEIIVASSYSDGITLPLYNELILLLEKGFPIREYMQVYEEIVQRVPVQHVDKDFYRYFPFSRSNQNKFYRLIHRVFDLLLGIIGISFFVVFAPFIWLGNLIGNRGPLFYTQTRVGHNGKPFKIIKLRTMIVNAEKDGAAYAQKGDSRITSFGRFLRMSRVDEIPQFFNVILGEMSVIGPRPERPVFVKELSKEIPFYETRHIVKPGLTGWAQVMGSYTTSEEGALEKLQYDLYYIKHRNLFMDLSIILKTISTVINFRGQ, encoded by the coding sequence ATGTCGTTTTTTCCAGATATACATTTTAACGTTTCAGAACGTAAAGTGTTGCTTCGTATTTTTGATATAGTAGCTGTTCTGGGAGCACTTTATCTTACACGGTTATTTTTAGAATTTGATTATCTCGAGATCAATAGCCATAACCGAGTAGCTATTATTGTGCTCATTGCGTACCTCTCTATTTTTGGGACTGTTTTTGAACTATACTTCTTACCCAAAACAGTAAAATTTCAAACAATGCTTAAGAATGTTATTCTTACAGTATCTGTTACCGTATTGTTTTATTTACTAACCCCTTTTTACACACCTATTTTACCAGAAAACAGATTACAGATTGTGTTTTTCTTCTTGGCTATGGTTGTAGGTGTAAGTCTCTGGCGATGGTTATATATCACTGTTATTGCCGCTCCTAGATTTTACAAAAAAGCCATTGTAGTAGGAGACTCTTTTAATATTACTACAATAATTAAAAATTTAGAAAGCGCAGATCCTAATTATAAAATAGCGGGTTATGTAAATACAGAACCTATGTCTATAGAAGAAGTAATTGCAACAGATGCTAAGCGTTACCCCCCAGAAGGCTTATTACAAACTATAAGGGATAATGGTATTTCAGAAATTATTGTTGCAAGCAGCTACTCAGATGGGATTACCTTGCCGTTATACAACGAGCTCATACTTCTTTTAGAAAAAGGATTCCCTATAAGGGAGTATATGCAGGTTTATGAGGAGATTGTGCAGCGGGTGCCTGTCCAACACGTAGACAAAGATTTTTATCGCTACTTTCCTTTTAGCAGAAGTAATCAAAATAAGTTTTATAGACTTATACATAGGGTGTTTGATCTTTTATTAGGCATTATTGGTATAAGCTTCTTTGTAGTCTTTGCTCCATTTATTTGGTTAGGTAATTTAATAGGTAATAGGGGGCCACTTTTTTATACACAAACGCGAGTAGGGCATAATGGTAAACCTTTTAAAATTATCAAGCTACGCACAATGATTGTTAATGCCGAAAAAGATGGAGCTGCCTATGCCCAGAAAGGTGATAGTCGTATTACCAGCTTTGGGAGGTTTTTAAGAATGAGTAGAGTAGATGAGATTCCTCAATTTTTCAATGTTATTTTAGGAGAGATGAGCGTGATAGGACCTCGACCAGAGCGTCCAGTATTTGTGAAAGAATTATCTAAAGAAATTCCTTTTTATGAGACAAGGCATATTGTAAAACCTGGTCTCACTGGCTGGGCACAAGTAATGGGAAGTTATACCACTTCTGAAGAAGGGGCACTAGAAAAGTTGCAATATGATTTATATTATATCAAGCACCGTAACCTTTTTATGGATTTGAGTATTATTCTTAAGACCATAAGTACGGTAATCAATTTTAGAGGGCAATAA
- a CDS encoding glycosyltransferase family 4 protein has product MDFLVISDAPILDKKGIYEGYAPYIKEMNIWLDSVDQVTFVCPTSYKRALLNAPFDRQDINIKSLRRLEFNSILVALISILTLPYQAIVLWSAMRKADHIHLRAPGNLCLLACMVQVLFPNKKKTAKYAGNWDPLSKQPLAYRLQKKILSSTTLTKNIQVLVYGEWENSTSNITPFFTASYYLEEIDSFKKRNFDKPLRAIFVGTMGSNKRPFETVQLINKLRKVGLDIVLEMFGDGPQMEDIKWYRKENGLLEYVILRGNQPANVVKEAYKRSDLVILLSKSEGWPKVIAEGMFWGAIPIVTQVSCVPWMLDNGSRGILVDNPDKINTTQLIKQLEDSASLQKMSNAATHWSRQYTMDTFTAQIKELL; this is encoded by the coding sequence ATGGATTTTTTAGTTATTTCTGATGCTCCTATCTTAGATAAAAAGGGAATATATGAAGGGTATGCCCCTTATATAAAAGAGATGAATATTTGGCTTGATTCTGTAGATCAAGTAACCTTTGTATGTCCCACTAGTTATAAAAGAGCACTACTCAATGCTCCATTTGATAGACAGGACATCAATATTAAAAGTCTCCGAAGACTAGAATTTAACAGCATACTTGTTGCACTTATATCTATACTTACATTGCCGTATCAAGCCATCGTTTTATGGAGTGCTATGCGTAAGGCAGATCACATACACTTGCGGGCTCCGGGTAACCTGTGCTTACTTGCTTGTATGGTACAAGTTCTGTTCCCTAATAAGAAGAAAACTGCCAAGTATGCTGGAAATTGGGACCCTTTGTCAAAACAACCACTCGCTTACAGACTTCAAAAAAAGATTTTATCGAGTACCACACTTACTAAAAATATACAAGTACTAGTGTATGGAGAGTGGGAAAATAGTACCAGTAATATCACCCCTTTTTTTACAGCAAGTTATTACCTAGAAGAGATAGACTCTTTTAAAAAGAGAAATTTTGATAAACCTTTAAGAGCAATTTTTGTAGGTACAATGGGAAGTAATAAACGACCATTTGAAACGGTACAGCTTATAAACAAGTTACGTAAAGTTGGTCTTGATATAGTGCTTGAGATGTTTGGCGATGGTCCACAAATGGAAGATATTAAATGGTATAGGAAGGAAAATGGTCTCCTTGAATACGTCATTTTGCGAGGAAACCAACCGGCAAACGTAGTAAAAGAAGCCTACAAAAGATCTGATCTTGTCATACTATTATCAAAAAGTGAAGGCTGGCCTAAGGTTATTGCAGAGGGTATGTTTTGGGGAGCAATTCCTATAGTTACTCAAGTTTCTTGTGTTCCTTGGATGCTAGATAATGGCAGTAGAGGAATACTTGTTGATAATCCAGATAAAATAAATACCACTCAACTAATCAAACAGCTAGAAGATAGTGCATCTTTACAGAAAATGAGTAATGCTGCCACACATTGGTCTAGGCAGTATACGATGGACACATTTACAGCTCAGATAAAAGAATTGCTTTAA